The Calothrix sp. PCC 7507 DNA segment AATGTCGCTGTGACAATCTCCTTTAAACTCGCTGAAGACAGAAGTTCTTCCCATTGTTTGCGGAGGTTTGCATTACTGGGTTCGGCAGTGTATGCTGCTGCAAGTGTCGCCACACAGTCATACCAAACACCGTTTTTCCCGAAAGCAATGGCCTGCTTGAGAACATCTTGGTCTTGCATTGCTGTTGCCAACTCAGCACTGGGTTGGATGCGCTGAACCCAACCATCAACATAGGGTGTACTCGGGCTAAGTGTTCCATCTACTTTGAGTGCTAGGAACCATTGATAGTTTTTACCAATGGCTAAAGCGGGTGCATTGGCTGGTAATTTGATCGCAATTACCCCAGTTTTCTCCGCAACTGGAATCTTCATCTGATATTGCATATTACCCACTTCATCCTTGAGGCTGAATAAGGCTTCTTGGGCATTGGATTCTGGAAGATATACCAGAATTGTGGGTCGTTCAGACACTGTTGTGCCATAAAAGTTTTCGGGTAAGAGGGCGATTAGCGCTGCCGCTTCTGTTGCACTTATAGTTGATGGATTCAAGTAGTAAGTACCCACACGAGAAGCGCCTCCCGTTGCTTGTCTGGGCGTACCCTTGCCAGGGGGCGGGGTAAAGAGATTACCTCGAGAAGCGCCTCCCGTTGCTTGTCTGGGCGTACCCTTGCCAGGGGGAGGTGTAAAGAGATTACCTCGAGAAGCGCCTCCCGTTGCTTGTCTGGGCGTACCCTTGCCAGGGGGAGGTGTAAAGAGATTACCTCGAGAAGCGCCCCCTGTTGCTTGATTAGGAGCGCCCTTACCAGGGGGCGGGGTAAATGTAACAGCATAGGCACTAGTCCATCCAGTGCTAGCGATCAGCGCGATCGCGCTTAATGTACTAGCTAAATATCGACGTTTCATGATGTTTGACCTCATCTAATTGCAATCAATGTGATATGAAAGACTTTTCTTTTGACTATCGCTAAGAGCTTAGAGAATAAGTTCAAGTAATAGTCACGTTGCTTTTTTATGAATTCAAAATCCTTTTCTTTTTCGGTCAAGTTAGAGAACTTCTACTAGCAGTATAGGCGAGGTTTAGCAAAAAATCCTGTAAAAAAACAGCCTAATTTATCTACATTTAAATCAGTGTTATTACGTACTTAGATCCAATTTCCAATCAAAACAAAAGCAGACCAAAAGAACGGATCGTGGAAATCAGTTTGGCGAATTAGGTTAATTTGTGCTTGTCTTAGAGCTTCGGCTTTAGTGATTTTGGGTTGTCGGAGTTGGTCATAGAAGCGAGTCATGAGCATGGAGGCTGCTCGATCTTTGACAGGCCAGAGGGTGGCGATAGTTGAGCGAGCGCCGGATTTGACAGCCAAGCCCGCCAGTCCCAGGACGGCACGATCGTCTCCTGCTGCTGTATCACAGGCACTTAGTACCAGTAACTCGATGGCTTTCGATGGATCGCTACCCCGATTTTTCAGGAGTTCAGATAACTCCTTAACATTGACTTGTCCATCCCAAGTGAGTAAAAAGGTATCTTCAAGGCGGGAGCTAAACTGTCCGTGGGTTGCGAGGTGGACAATGCCGGCGCTACTGAATTTCACCCGTTCAGCAAGGGCTTGACTGGTGAAATCTTGGTTCAGCAACATAGAGGAAGAAACTGCCTTGGAGATTTGTTTCACTTCTGATTCCACGGCGGGCAAAGCACTAAAGCCAGCACGAGATTGGCTAATACCACCGACGATCGCATTAATTTTTTGTTGACGATGCGATCGCGTAGCCATCAGTTGCAATCCTGGTGAGAGCGCCACGGCATACTTCTCAATCAAATATTGCTTACCGTCATATAAAGCTGCTATGGGAATGTTCCGCAATCGACCATCCAAAACAAACACCAATGTCTTAGTATCCGTGAACGCTTGTTCTGCTTCTCCTGGACGAATCAACCAATCATAAATCTGTTGGGACAATCGATCTCGGTATTGGGAATCCGAGACAGGATTAAGCGCCTCCAAAAAATTGTCCAGAGTCTGCTCAACTTCAGCTTGAGATTTGTGCGTCACATAGGAACGGAGTGGTTGCCCTGCTTTTGAGAGGATGACTGTGAACCGATCTGGCAGGATAATGGGATAAACGACGGTCGCAGTGGGATCAACCTGATCAATCTGTTGAGTTCTATCTAAACAGGCTTCCCGAAAAAAGTTATCGAGTTCCGCAATTTGCAGGGCTTCAATCAATTCACGGGCTTGCATCAGCTCTGCTTGACTCGGTTGTTCCTGGGGAGTTACTAATTTTTCTCCCTTCGTCTGTGCGCCCTGATCTGTTTCATGCTCTAGAAGTAAACCCACCAGCTCCCGATACACAGGCTCTACACTTTCCCGAAAAGAGAATTGGACATCGGGGTTAACGGCAACTAAATCAGAACGCAGTGCTTTTAATGCTTTAACTGCCTCAGTATAGGCGGAAATGGCTTGTGCGCGATCGCCCTGTTGTTTATACAACTGTCCCACCTGCCAAGCAGATTGAGCAATGATATCGTTAGCTTGGAGTTGACGGGCAATGTGGAGTGACTTCTGGGCTAATCCCTGGGCTTCAGAAAACTGCTGTGTGCGCCGGTATATTTGTCCCCACTGATGCAATGCATGAGCTTCTGCAGGACCATCTTGGATCTGCTGTGCAGACTTGACTGTTACTGCCATCAATTGTGCTAGGTCTTTCAGGGGTATAATTTGCTCAGGATTTTTTAGCCGATTGACGGTGGAAACAAAATTTATCCCTGCGTAGAGGGAACTGTGACTGGTGGGCAGTTCTCCAAATTGTTGTAGTAGTTGAGGTGCGAGGGCAGCAGCAAGCTCAGGCTTGTCATAGTAGAGGAAAAGTTTAAACTGAGCTAAACGCGCTTGCAACTGATCGCCTGGGTTGGTGGCTATTTGTTGTGCCTGTTCAAAGTAATCTAATGCTGCTTGTGGATCTTGTAGATCAACGGCGTTTTTTCCTAAATTCAGCAAGATAGAACTCAAATAAGGTCTAGCGGCAATTTTATTCGCTATTGCTAAACCCTGTTCTAAAATTTGTTGACTATTACCAGAATCACCAATGATTTGCAGAGCTAAACCAAGCGATCGCAATCCACTAACTTTGATTTCATTATCCGGCATCCCTTGGATTTTTTGAGTAAGTGCTTCCAACTGTTGTTTAGAACGGCGGTAAAATCCCAAACTTTGTAAAGCTTGCGCCTGGTTAATTTGACTACCCAGGCTGCCCATTGTATCGCCTGCTTGGTCATAATATTTTTGAGCTTGTTGCCAACTTTCCAGGGCGGTTTCAGCTTTACCAGTGTGCAATTGCAAATTTGCCTGGGTATTGAGCGCCTGCGCCCAAAGAATTGAATCAGCAGCGGGTTTGGCTGTTTGCAACAGTTTTAAGCTTTGCTCAATCGACTGTTGAGCTGCTTGCCATTGGTTGAGTTCTTGTTGCGCTAGTGAAAGATAACTTAAACTTAAGGCTTCGTTCAGGCGATCGCCTTGTTGACGGTAATATTGTACTGCTGTTTGCCAAGCCGTCACTGCTTCTGTAAAGCTTCCTGAACGATAAAGATTCCGTCCCTGTTCTAGCCAGTTGGTAGATTGAGCAGATGATAGAGAAGTTGATGGTGAAAGATTTTGCAGAGATGCTTTTGCCGGTGTCATACTCACTGCTAAACATAAGCTCAAGATAGTAAGACTGATATAAAGCCAACGTTGTTGTTTGATTTGGAAAAGCATAAATAATTACTAATAGTTTCAAGAGCAGTCACAGCACTCATTTACATATTGCCCAATTGGTCGTCCAATCTATCAGTTCTCGCTTTCACTGATCCGTCTTTGTTGGGCGATCGTTTTGAGGAGTTAAATAGTTAGCCCTAAAAAAATTAACTTTTAGAAACAGCAGCACAAGTTCTTGAATACAGTATTATGTTATCTGGGAATAGCAGCACAGGTTAATGGTTGTTCCCCCTGAGTAGGAGATTTATCTGCAACTAACTCGATTTTTCCCAGGAAATTGCGTCGCCAACCAGTAGCTTGAACAAGAACTTCTCTTGGCACTCGTGTTTGTGCCGTCACTTCGGTAGTAGTATGGTATGCAGTCAGATTGCGGATATCGGACCAAGGGCGTAGGCGTAGCCCGTCGTAGACATCGCTCGCCACTTCGTCGCGAACGATCGCACGACTATTCAAGTCTTAGTACCCACAGCTTGATAACCCGCAACTTGGGTTACTAAAGTAGACTAAAGATTTTTGGCTATATTTAGTCATCTTTAGATGACTTCCGCTATTAGCAAGGAACTTCAGTTCCTTGCGGGACATGACTTTTACGTTAAGTTGACGCCAATGCCCACTCCCTGCTCCCGCCTCTCTCAAATGACGGTTGTTTGCCGTCTAATTGGTAAGATTATTTTTAGAAATCACCTAAACATCACCCAAGAGGAACTAGCAAACTGATTAGATGTGGCTTACGGTAAAATCAGCCCTTGGGAAATTGGTGACATGCAATCATCTCCGCTGGCATTTAAACAGATTAGAGCAATGTTAGAAGATTTGGTGAATTCGCCAGAGCCAGAGTTACAGAAACTCGGCAAAGACCTACTCATTAAATATTGTTTAGCAGCGGAGTAGAGATTGTGGCTGATTTAGTGAAAGCAACTCTCCCTGAAGATATCTTTACAGGCGGTGGTGAGATGGGGCGAGTTATGCGATCGCTCGACTGGTCGAAAACGCTCTTGGGTGCGGTATCCGATTGGCCGCAAAGCTTGAAAACAACCGTCAGCATCATCTTGAACTCTCGCTATCCCATGTTTGTTTGGTGGGGAAGGGAGTTAGCCGCGATTTATAATGATGCGTATCGACCGATCCTGGGAGCAACTAAGCATCCGCAATTTTTGGGTAATTCGGCGCGGGATATGTGGGCGGAAATTTGGCATACACTCGGCCCTTTGACAGATATTGTCTTGAGTACGGGAGAGCCTACTTGGTGCGAGGATTTGCTGCTGTTAATGGATCGCAACGGCTATACCGAAGAAACCTACTTCACTTTTTCCTACAGTCCAGTGCGAGACGAAAGTAATGGTGTCGGCGGCGTCTTTTGTGCTTGTAGTGAAACCACAGAACGGATTATCGGTGAGCGACGGCTCCGAACCCTGCGTGAGTTGGCTGCAAATACAGGAGAAGCGAAGAGTGTGGTTGAAGCTTGTCGCATTACAACTGATACTTTAAGTAATAATCCTGAAGATATTCCCTTTGCATTGCTGTATCTCGTTAACGAAGATGGTAGCCAAGGTAACTTAGTTAACACTGTGGGTATTGCACCTGGAACGATCGCCAGTTATGAACAGATTGATTTAAGGCAAAACCTCGATCCTTGGCAAATTGCACAAGTCTACCGCACAGGAGAAGCGATCGCTCTCGAGGATTTAGTTGAGCGATTCGGTGTCCTTCCTGGTGGGGCTTGGGAGGCATCACCGCAGGCGGCCCTTGTCTTGCCAATTACTCGACTAGAAAAGCAACAACAGGCTGGGTGGCTTATTTTGGGTATTAGCCCGCGGCGTGAGTTTGATGAGCATTATCGGGGGTTTTTTGAATTAATTACCAGCAATGTGGCTACAGCGATCGCCAATGCTCGTGCTTATGAAGAAGCACGCCAGAAGGCAGAAGCTTTAGCAGAACTCGATCGGGCGAAAACCTTATTTTTCAGTAATATTTCCCATGAGTTGCGTACACCACTAACGCTAATGCTCAGTCCTCTAGAGGAAGCGTTAGCACTTGCAGATGATACTTTATTGGTGACGCAGCGGCAGTCGCTAGAAATGGTACATCGCAACAGTCTACGCTTACTCAAACTGGTGAATACTTTGCTCGATTTCTCCCGGATTGAAGCTGGACGGATTCAAGCAGTTTATGAACCAACCAATTTAGCGACTTTTACCAGCGAGTTAGCCAGCGTTTTCCGCTCTGCGATCGAACAGACTGGTATGAGCTTAGTCGTTCATTGTCCTCCACTTCCCGAACTAGTGTATGTAGACCGGGAAATGTGGGAAAAGATTGTCTTAAATTTGCTCTCCAACGCCTTCAAGTTCACCTTTGAGGGGGAAATAACTGTTAACTTGCAATTTATTGGCGATCGCATAGAACTTTCAGTTCAAGACACAGGAATCGGCATCGTCAGTGAAGAGATACCTCATTTATTTGAACGGTTCTATCGAGTCAAAGGCTCACAGGGACGCTCATTTGAAGGTTCGGGCATTGGCTTGTCACTAGTAGAGGAATTGGTGAAACTGCATGGTGGGACAGTTACAGTTACCAGTGTGCCGGCAGAAGGCAGTTGTTTCACCGTCTCAATTCCTACAGGTTATACTCATTTACCCCCAGACCGAATCGGCACAACTCGGACGCTAACATCAACTGCATCAGGAGCTGTTGCTTACCTCGAAGAAGCTTTGCAGTGGCTACCCCAGGGAGCAGGGAGCAGGGAGACAAATAATAACCAATGCCCCATGCCCCATTCTGCCCGTATTCTCTTGGTCGAAAACAATGCAGATATGCGTAATTATGTCAAGCAGTTGTTAGTGAGTCAGCAATATGAGGTGGAAACAGTTACAGATGGAGTGGCTGCATTAGCGGCGATGCGTCAACATCGGCCTGATCTGGTGTTAAGCGATGTGATGATGCCTCGGATGGATGGGTTTGAGTTGCTGCGATCGCTACGTTCCGATCCAGCTACAAGAGAAATTCCGATGATTGTATTATCTGCACGAGCAGGGGAAGAGTCACGATTAGAAGGACTGCAAGCCGGAGCCGACGATTATTTGATTAAGCCGTTCTCAGCGCGTGAGTTGCTGGCACGGATAGAGGTCAACTTGAAGCTGTCTCGATTACGACAAGAAGCATTACAGCGAGAACAAGAACTGCGATCGCAAAGTGAAACGTCACAACAAGCGGCTGAAGTTGCCAAAGCAACTTTAGAAAACGTCTTAGCTAGCATCAAAGATCAGTTTTTAGTTTTAGACCATGAGTGGCGTTACATTTATGTTAATGATCGGGTAGTGGAAGTCATAGGTATACCCAGAAAAAACCTGCTTGGCAAAAGTATCTGGGAATTATTTCCTGATATGGTAGGTAGTGAATTCTACACCCAGGTGCATCGGGCTGTATCTGAGCCAACGCCTGTGCAATTTGAGTATTTTTATCCGGCTTGGAATCGCTGGTTTGAGAACCGCATCTACCCCACTGTTAATGGAGTATCGATTTTAATTACAGAAATTACTGACCGCAAACAAGCCGAGATAGCCCTGCAACACAGCGAAGAACGCTACCGAGCCTTTGTTGAACAAAGTACAGAAGCTATCTGGTGCTTTGAAACCACATCACCTTTAGATATCAACTCCTCGGAAGCAGAACAGATTCAACACTTCTATGAATATTGTTATTTAGCAGAATGCAACCAAGTAATGGCGCAAATGTACGGCGCTTCCTCTCCTGATGACCTGATTGGCGCCAGGCTGACAGATTTGCTAGTGGAGTCAGAGCCTTTTAACTTGCAATATCTGCGTGCCTTTATTCATTCTGGCTATCGACTAGTCGATGCGGAATCTTATGAGGTAGATCAACAAGGCAATCCGAAAGTATTTTTAAATAATCTAGTCGGGATTATTGAAGACGGAATGCTGGTGAGAGCTTGGGGAACTCAACGTGATATCACCGATCGCAAACGAGCTGAAGCCGCCTTACAGGAAAGTGAAAACAGATTCCGTCAGATGGCAGAAACTATTCAAGATGTCTTCTGGATTGTGGATTTTGACCTGCGACGAGCCTTGTATATTAGTCCAGCTTATGAACAAATTTGGGGACGTTCTTGTGAAAGTCTCTACCACAACTTTGAGGGCTGGATGGACAACATTCACCCAGACGATCGCGAAATGGTGCGAATGGCGGCTAATCAATGTATACAAACGGGAAGCCTGAGTATTGAATATCGAGTTATCCGTCCAGATGGTTCAATCAGGTGGGTGCGCGATCGCGGTTACAACCTTGAGGATGAATCGGGGCTAACTCGTCGCATTGCTGGTATTGCCGAAGACATCACCGAACGCAAACAGATTGCAGCCGCTCTCCAAGAAAGTACAGCGATTCTCAATGCCATTAATCAAACTTCACCCACCCTGATTTTCGTCAAAGACAGACAGGGAAAGATGCTGATGGCAAATCCGGCAACAGTTCAGGCGATTGGTAAACCGGAAGCGGCGATCGTGGGCAAAACCGATTTCGACTTCCACATCAACCGCGCTGAAGCAGAACAGATCGTAGAAAATGATCGCCTGATTTTGGAAACTGGACAATTACAGACATTTGAGGAAATAGTCGAGGTAGCAGCAGGCAGACGTACTTATCTTTCGACAAAATCGCCCTACAGAGATAGCCAGGGCAATATTATCGGCTTAATTGGAATTTCATTTGATATTAGCGATCGCAAACAAGCCGAAGCCGCATTGCGAAAAAGCGAAGAGCGGGCACATCTCGCCATCAAGGTGGGTAGGCTGGGCACTTGGAGCTACGATCCCGTCACCAACCTTGTGGAACTAGACGAGCGGATGCGCGAAATTTGGGGCGAACCCGTAAGCGCGATCGCCCCTCTAGCAATCATCATGGAACGCATACACCCTGACGATCAAGCACGTGTAGCGCGTGCTATAGGCGCTGCACTCGATCCGAGATCGTCGGGGACTTACGAGATTGAATACCGCATCATCTGGCCTGACGGCACTGAACACTGGGTGTTAGCCAACGGACAGACGCAATTCGCCACAGAAGGCGTAGCCAAAAAAGCGATCGCCTTCACCGGTACTGCACTCGACATCACCGAACGCAAACAGGCTGAAGCCACACTGCGGCAAAGTGAAGAACGCTACCGTTATTTAGCAGAATCGATTCCCCAACTAGTTTGGACTGCTGATACCAATGGTAGAATGACCGATGTCAATCAACGCTGGTCAGAATTCACCGGGCTAACCCTTGCTCAAGCCCAGTCTGAAGGTTGGCAAGCCATTGTACACCCTGATGATTTACCCCTACTCACACAGAATTGGGCAACGGCGCAACAAGCAGGTACACATTATCAAGCTGAAGGTCGGATGCGACGAGCTGATGGCACCTATCACTGGCATTTACACCAAGCGGTACCACTAAAAAATCCCCAGGGTCGGGTGATTAAATGGTTTGGGACGGCTACGGATATTGAAGATCAAAAACAACTCGATCAACAGCGCCAGCTGCTGCTTGAGCAAGAGCAAGCAGCCCGCGCTCAAGCCGAAACCGCCAACCGCATCAAGGATGAATTTTTAGCCGTACTATCTCACGAATTGCGATCGCCCCTGAATCCGATTTTGGGTTGGTCTAGGTTGCTCCTTAATGGCAAATTGGATGCCACAAAAACCACTCAGGCGGTACAAATAATTGAACGCAATGCCAAACTCCAAGCCCAACTCATTGAAGATTTGTTAGATATCTCTCGCATCCTAGTTGGCAAATTTAGGCTAGAAAATGCTCCTGTGAATTTAGCAGCGATTATCGTAGCTGCTCAAGAAACTGTACAGTTAGCAGCACAAGCCAAGTCAATTCAAATTCAGACAGTACTTGACCCTAATATCGAACAGGTTTTGGGCGATGCTGCTCGTCTACAGCAAGTGATTTGGAATTTGTTGACCAACGCCGTTAAATTCACTAATCCCGGCGGACGAGTGGAAATTCGGCTCGATGGCGTTGACTCCCACGCTCAAATTCAAGTTACTGATACAGGTAAAGGCATTCATCCCGACTTTTTGCCTCATGTATTCGAGTATTTCCGTCAGGAAGATGGCGCCACCACCCGCAAGTTTGGCGGACTAGGGTTAGGGCTAGCGATCGTTCGTCATTTAGTCGAACTGCATGGTGGTACCGTTCGAGCCGCTAGTCCAGGGGAAGGAGAAGGAGCGACTTTCACCGTCCGTTTACCGCTTTTAAAGGCAGACAAAACCATCAATAATGTAGATAATTCCTCACCTCTCGCCCTTGACACCTCACCACTAACTGGTATCCGGGTGCTTGTAGTCGATGATGAGACAGATACAAGAGAATTAATTGCCTTCATTTTAGAACAAGCTGGAGCGATCGTCACCACAGCAGTCTCGGCGATTGCAGCCCTCCAAGCGATCGCCCAAACTCCACCCGATGTTTTAGTCAGCGACATTGGGATGCCTCACATGGACGGCTATATGCTTATGCAACAAATTCGCGCCGAAAATAGCCAAATTTTAGCGATCGCTCTCACTGCTTACGCCGGCGAAATGAATCAGCAACAAGCTCTTTCTGTAGGGTTTCAACACCATCTCTCTAAGCCAATAGATCCCGATCAGTTAGTACAAGCTATAATCAATCTTTTGAAGATTAATTCGTAGTTTTTTATACACTATTTTCAGCGGTTTTCCCAATATTGCCGTAGGGGCAGAGTTTCCCCCATTGGTGTCAACTCAAGCTACAGATGGCTGATTGCAAGGCTTATCTACCCGCCTGCTCATGTCTTGCACCAGGCGACTGGAAGTCACGGCTACACAGGCTAAACCCGCGTAGGCGGGTTCAAAACCCTTGTTTCTCCGTGAGTCCGCGTAGGCGGACTTTATTTGTATAGCCGCGATTTCTAATCGCCAGGGCTTGGTGCAAGATGTCAGCCTGGGAATGAATTCCCAGGCTAATAGCCAAAGTTTACTAAAGTAAACTGAGGATTTTTAGTCATCTGAAGATGACTTTTGCTATGAGCAAGAAACTTCAGTTCCTTGCGGGACATGGGTTTCACTTTAAGTTGACACCAGTGGGTTTCCCCGCCCTCTATATGTATTACATTCTACCGAGAACCGCTATATATTGAATTCGAGCTTATTATCTTATTTGCGAACAGGCTTTTGCATCTTGAGCCTGAGACTTGCCACTAGGGCATAAAAAGTCCCAACTTTGGGCAGAAATTTCAATTCCTGGGTAAAGCTGTTTTGCCTTCTGATAATATTCGATGGCTTTCTTGATATATTTTTTCTGGTTTTGATCAATTGCTCTTTTGACATTATTGGGATTTTTATCCTTTAAAGGGTCTATTTGTTTGTTGCGTTCCTCTTGTGAATCAAAGTCGGGGTCTTGTTTGATTGCTGTATCAAAAGCATCGAAGGCTTCATCGAATTTTCTTTCGTATAGAGCTTTGATCTCTTTGGCTTCTTTAAGTTTTCTCTCTTGTATAGCTTTGATATGTTCTACTTCTTTAAGTTTTACCAGCTTTGCAGCTTTCAGCCCTTCTGTTAAGAGTTGAGCCGTAGCTGAAAGATTAAGGGCATACAAGCGCCGTGCTTCTTTTTCGGGTACAATTCCTGAATTAGCAAAAGCAGAGTCTTGGGCGATCGCTGCTTTAAAAGCTGCGGCTGCTTCTTTGAGTTCTCCCTGCTTTGCGGCTTTCAATCCTTTTGCTAATTGTATGGAAGCCTCAGATAGATTTTCTGCTTCTTCCTTTGGTTCAAAATTAAAAGTCTGTCCTCGTTGTTTAGCTTCGTTGAATTTAGCGATCGCTCCTTCAGTATCTCCTTGACGTGCTAAATCTCTTCCCTGCTCAATCAGCAACTTAGCATCAACTTCTGGAACATTACAGAGATTGCGAACCTCTGCAGTTATGGAAGAATTGGTGCGTAGATAGTTACGTACTAAAGCACAACTCTCATCTAACAACTGATCAAAATTCAAATTCCAAAGAATCACTCGACCGTCATCACTTGCAGAAGCAAGAGTTTGACCATCAGGACTAAACTTTACACTAGACACCACATCTGTGTGCTTGTTGATGGTATGCAATAAAGTCCCATTTCGACCCCACAAAATCACCTTTTTATCTGCACCCGCAGAAGCCAGAATTTTGCTATCAGGGCTGAAAGCTATATCAATAACTTTGTTTGTATGCCCGTACAGCGTTTTGATTAAATTCCCATTTAAATTCCACAATTTTATCGTACCATCCACACTAGCAGAGGCTAAGAGTTGACCATCTGGGCTAAAAGTAACCGCTTGAAGTAAATTTTGATGCCCTGCTAAATTTTTTTGAAACTTCCACGAAGTGCCCTCTTTCCTCCAAAGTTTAATAATGTTCTCTAAACCACCAGAAGCTAACAATTGACCATCGGGACTAAAACTGACGCTACGAACACCATTTGTATGCCCTGAAAGTGCTTGAATTTCAGTCAATGAATTTCCTTTGTATTCCCAAAGAATGACTTTATTATTAGCATCACCTGAAGCTAAAGTTTTTCCATCAGGGCTGAAACTAATGCTATAAAAATCCGTACCTATATTTGGTGACGAAGCCAGAAATTCACCTTCTCGTCTCCAGATCTTGATAGTGCCATCCTTACTAGCAGACGCTAATGTTTGTCCATCATGACTAAAACGAACTTGCCAAATCAATTCTTTATGTAATGAAATAGGAGATTTTTTATCCCATTTTTTGCTATTTTCATTCCAATTCCAAAGGTTAATATTACGCTCTTTATTAATTTCAGACTGACCAGATGAAGCGATTGTTCTGCCATCAGGGCTAAAGCTGACACTCTTGATTTTTTCTTTTTCATGTCGCAGATATTTCAGCTTACTATCGATATTCCAAAGCTTAACAGTTCCGTCATGGCTAGCTGAAGCTAAAGTTTGACCATCATCAGTGAACTTGATAGCTAATACTGGCCCGTCGTGACCTGACAACTCTAAGTTCTTTGGCTTTAATTCTTGATTTTGTGGTGGCTGACTGTCATAATTTGACCTCAAAAACCAAATTTTGACACTTTGATCCGTACTTGCTGAGGCTAACAGATATTCACCAGATTGATTTGTTTTAGAGCTAAAGCTTAACCCTCGAATCTTATCTCCATGTCCACCATCATTTTTGTCAGGACTATCAATATATCCAAACAACTTCCCATTATTTACGTTCCAAAGCTTAATTGTGCGGTTGTCGCTAGCGGTCGCTAAAAATTTCCCATTAGGGCTAAAACTTACAGCCCAAATAGTACATCTTTTATCACTGCACTGCTCGGTAGGAATCTCTTTAAACTTGCTAGTAGCTAAGTTTAATAATCTGACAACACCATCCTTAGACCCTGATATAGCCAATGTTTTTCCGTTAGGACTGAAACTCATGTCTAAAATCTGAAAGCCTACTTTGATGGTTTTGAGTAAGCTACCATCCAATGACCAAAACTTAATAGAACCATCTTTACTTGCTGATATTAAAGTTTTTCCATCTGGATTGAAAATTGCTCTATAAACTTCATTGCCATGCCCTAAAAATGTTTGTAGAAGTTTGCCATCTGTGTTCCACAGCTTGACAGTACCATCACTGCTTGTAGAAGCAAACATTTTGCCATCTGGACTGAAGCTAAGACCAC contains these protein-coding regions:
- a CDS encoding PAS domain S-box protein, which gives rise to MADLVKATLPEDIFTGGGEMGRVMRSLDWSKTLLGAVSDWPQSLKTTVSIILNSRYPMFVWWGRELAAIYNDAYRPILGATKHPQFLGNSARDMWAEIWHTLGPLTDIVLSTGEPTWCEDLLLLMDRNGYTEETYFTFSYSPVRDESNGVGGVFCACSETTERIIGERRLRTLRELAANTGEAKSVVEACRITTDTLSNNPEDIPFALLYLVNEDGSQGNLVNTVGIAPGTIASYEQIDLRQNLDPWQIAQVYRTGEAIALEDLVERFGVLPGGAWEASPQAALVLPITRLEKQQQAGWLILGISPRREFDEHYRGFFELITSNVATAIANARAYEEARQKAEALAELDRAKTLFFSNISHELRTPLTLMLSPLEEALALADDTLLVTQRQSLEMVHRNSLRLLKLVNTLLDFSRIEAGRIQAVYEPTNLATFTSELASVFRSAIEQTGMSLVVHCPPLPELVYVDREMWEKIVLNLLSNAFKFTFEGEITVNLQFIGDRIELSVQDTGIGIVSEEIPHLFERFYRVKGSQGRSFEGSGIGLSLVEELVKLHGGTVTVTSVPAEGSCFTVSIPTGYTHLPPDRIGTTRTLTSTASGAVAYLEEALQWLPQGAGSRETNNNQCPMPHSARILLVENNADMRNYVKQLLVSQQYEVETVTDGVAALAAMRQHRPDLVLSDVMMPRMDGFELLRSLRSDPATREIPMIVLSARAGEESRLEGLQAGADDYLIKPFSARELLARIEVNLKLSRLRQEALQREQELRSQSETSQQAAEVAKATLENVLASIKDQFLVLDHEWRYIYVNDRVVEVIGIPRKNLLGKSIWELFPDMVGSEFYTQVHRAVSEPTPVQFEYFYPAWNRWFENRIYPTVNGVSILITEITDRKQAEIALQHSEERYRAFVEQSTEAIWCFETTSPLDINSSEAEQIQHFYEYCYLAECNQVMAQMYGASSPDDLIGARLTDLLVESEPFNLQYLRAFIHSGYRLVDAESYEVDQQGNPKVFLNNLVGIIEDGMLVRAWGTQRDITDRKRAEAALQESENRFRQMAETIQDVFWIVDFDLRRALYISPAYEQIWGRSCESLYHNFEGWMDNIHPDDREMVRMAANQCIQTGSLSIEYRVIRPDGSIRWVRDRGYNLEDESGLTRRIAGIAEDITERKQIAAALQESTAILNAINQTSPTLIFVKDRQGKMLMANPATVQAIGKPEAAIVGKTDFDFHINRAEAEQIVENDRLILETGQLQTFEEIVEVAAGRRTYLSTKSPYRDSQGNIIGLIGISFDISDRKQAEAALRKSEERAHLAIKVGRLGTWSYDPVTNLVELDERMREIWGEPVSAIAPLAIIMERIHPDDQARVARAIGAALDPRSSGTYEIEYRIIWPDGTEHWVLANGQTQFATEGVAKKAIAFTGTALDITERKQAEATLRQSEERYRYLAESIPQLVWTADTNGRMTDVNQRWSEFTGLTLAQAQSEGWQAIVHPDDLPLLTQNWATAQQAGTHYQAEGRMRRADGTYHWHLHQAVPLKNPQGRVIKWFGTATDIEDQKQLDQQRQLLLEQEQAARAQAETANRIKDEFLAVLSHELRSPLNPILGWSRLLLNGKLDATKTTQAVQIIERNAKLQAQLIEDLLDISRILVGKFRLENAPVNLAAIIVAAQETVQLAAQAKSIQIQTVLDPNIEQVLGDAARLQQVIWNLLTNAVKFTNPGGRVEIRLDGVDSHAQIQVTDTGKGIHPDFLPHVFEYFRQEDGATTRKFGGLGLGLAIVRHLVELHGGTVRAASPGEGEGATFTVRLPLLKADKTINNVDNSSPLALDTSPLTGIRVLVVDDETDTRELIAFILEQAGAIVTTAVSAIAALQAIAQTPPDVLVSDIGMPHMDGYMLMQQIRAENSQILAIALTAYAGEMNQQQALSVGFQHHLSKPIDPDQLVQAIINLLKINS